Genomic DNA from Jonesia denitrificans DSM 20603:
ACCACCCCCACCTCAGTCCCCGCTGGGGCGCTGGTGAAGGACGTGCAAGCTGCCGCCGACCGGTCCGGTCACATGCGCATCCTTGTGGGTGTTGAGGCAGGTCAAGTCACCTCAACGGATGGTGAAGTGCAGGTTATCCACGTCCGTGACACCCTCCTGGAACAACCAGACACACCGATAGACACCATGACTCGGCCCGCATTGATCCTGCCCGCTGACACCCTCGTCCACGAAGCGCTCACCCGCATGCGCAAAGAAAGCGAACAAATTGTTGTTGTTCGCGACGGACAACAACTCATTGGTGTCATCACCATGTCAGACGTGTTGAAGAAGGTATTACCCGGCGCCAGCGTGTAAAAGCGTGTGACCCACGAGATGGTGGGGTGGGGGTTCGAAGGAAGTTGAGGCCCTGTCGTTGAAAATGCTCAACGGCAGGGCCTCTCGTTTTATCCAAGATGTTGTTTGTTTTATTGTTTAAATGTCTACATGTTGTGTGATACGGGAATCATCCCACGTGATTCTTGAAATGTGATAGCGGTCACGATAAACTGCGATCCTTACGTTTACCGTCGAAAGAGAATCGTTGTGACAATGCAAAACAAACACGCCCATTGGTTGCGCGCTACCCACTTCCAGAAGGCCACACCTACCGGTTAGGGTTCGACGTTGGTGACCGGTCAGTGGGAATCGCCTGTGTCGAATTCAATGATGACAACATGCCCGTCAAGATCCTCCAAAGTGTCAGTTTCCGGCACGACGGGGGAATGGACCCGACAACAAACAAGACACCAAAGAGCCGGAAAGAAACAGCCGGGGTCGCTCGCCGGGTCCGGCGCATGCGGCGCCGTAGGAAGCAACGCCTCGCGGCCTTGGACCGACTCCTTGAACGCCATGGGTATCCTGTCGTTGACGTTTCGGGTGGTGTCAGAGTCCGAAGTCGTCAGCACAGATGATCGCGTTGTTCAGAGAGTTGTTCGCAGGACTATGGATCGTTTACATGTCACTACTTGTGCGCACGACCCGACGTGTTGTCCCATAGAGGTGTGGACAAAGAGCCGGTCAAGGATGACCGAATTTCCGGGCGTGGTCTGTTAACCGTCCCCGATGCGGCGTGGGAGCTCGCCGTCGAGCGAGCTGCGGTTATCGGGCCTCTCGCTGAGTCCGGCATGGGAGGCTTCGCCGTGGACAAAGCGGCCGAGCAATTGGGAATTTCACGGGGACGAGTCTACTTTTTAGTCCGACTATGGCGCGATGGTCAAGGGGCGGTTTCGGATCTGGTCCCTGGCACCTCCAGTGGCGGTCGCGGAGGGACACGGTTATCTCTTGAAGTCGAGGCCCTTGTCCGTGAGTTGATCCGCAAGCACTATCTGACACGGCAACGAAAATCGGTAGCTGCCGTTCACCGCGAGATCACTCGGACGTGTCGCCTTCGTGGACTTCCTATCCCCTCCCGGAATGCGGTTCGGCGTCGCATCGCGACGCTGGATCCCCGGACTGAGACCGTGGGTCGAGAAGGTAGCGAAGCAGCACCGTCTTACGGGACATATTGAACGTACAGATCAAATGACCTGCGCGGACACTTATCTAGAGCCAAAATCTTCGCAGAAACTACTCACCCGCAATGACGCGCGAGATAAATTGAGCTTTTCCGTTGTTGTAGGAGAGCCGGTCAGTGCTGTAGCGGTCAGCGAGACCGGACTTAAGCGTGGCGTATTCGGCGGCAAGATTCGGATCGGCTCGAAGCTTTTCGCGGAAACGCAACACGTCGTGTTCCCAAGCTGATCCTTCTTCGCAGACGTGTATGTGCACGACGCGAGGTTCACCGGCTGGTGGGCGAAAGAATCGGTGGTCGGGTTCGCGTTGCCGAAGCACGAGACCTAACGATTCAAGTCCAGGACGATAGGCCGATTCATCGTTTATATCTGGCACAGATACTTGTAGGTCAAGTACGGGCTTGGCGATCAGGTCAGGGATCGATGTTGACCCTACATGTTCTATTCGCGCAACCGTGGGAACGATGGCCGATTGGATTCGGTTAGACCATTCAGCCGCTACCAATGGCCACAGTGGATCAGCTTCCTTTAGTTCCACTGGCTCCCCACCAGGCTTATCAAACCACTCATTTGTCATGATCCAATTCTC
This window encodes:
- a CDS encoding DNA-binding domain-containing protein, with the translated sequence MDKEPVKDDRISGRGLLTVPDAAWELAVERAAVIGPLAESGMGGFAVDKAAEQLGISRGRVYFLVRLWRDGQGAVSDLVPGTSSGGRGGTRLSLEVEALVRELIRKHYLTRQRKSVAAVHREITRTCRLRGLPIPSRNAVRRRIATLDPRTETVGREGSEAAPSYGTY
- a CDS encoding GrpB family protein, which encodes MTNEWFDKPGGEPVELKEADPLWPLVAAEWSNRIQSAIVPTVARIEHVGSTSIPDLIAKPVLDLQVSVPDINDESAYRPGLESLGLVLRQREPDHRFFRPPAGEPRVVHIHVCEEGSAWEHDVLRFREKLRADPNLAAEYATLKSGLADRYSTDRLSYNNGKAQFISRVIAGE